One window from the genome of Pseudanabaena yagii GIHE-NHR1 encodes:
- a CDS encoding elongation factor G yields the protein MNGKQTLSTRNIALVGAYLSGKTTLLESFLFVTGVISRKGKVTDKNTVGDSAVEARDRSMSVEVNFASTEYEGIRFNFLDCPGSVEFLQETYHALMGVDMAIVVCEPNSDRVNTLAPLLKFLDDWQIPHVIFVNKMDRAGSGEVAHAQAFRTLMQSLRTVSNRPLVAQQYPISTGPDLTGFIDLVTEQGYQYRPNSAPQAIALSDELASQEKVEREEMLEAIANFDDHLLEELLEEINPPQEEVIEDLQKELSADQIVPVFFGVADQDYGVRPLLKALLNEAPQPEATIAHRPQLANANQSADATVAQVLKTYYTLQGGKLSLIRLWLGKLTDGTVLNGMRIGGLYRLTGGQQQPISEAEAGDIVAIARMEGVKTGDTLTNAQTSIEPLAIAPSLEPVFAWAIAPEKRNDEVKLSSVLNKLCEEDPALRWEQHNETHEVVLWGQGEIHLQVALDRMRRKYNLPMTKSIPQVLYKETIRKATNSHGRYKHQSGGHGQFGDVYLNIQPLTRGEGFKFTETIVGGVVPKQYIPGVETGVREYLTKGALGFPVVDIVVTLTNGSYHSVDSSEQAFKQAARLAMQEGIPQCEPVLLEPINLVEISIPNEYTSSILRLVSGRRGQILGYEAKEGWQRWDNVSAYIPEVEMQSLILELRSLTMGVGFFSKTFDRLQEVPEKLTNQVISSVQET from the coding sequence ATGAATGGTAAGCAAACGCTGAGTACTCGCAACATCGCTCTAGTTGGGGCTTATCTGAGTGGAAAAACCACACTTTTAGAAAGTTTTTTATTTGTTACAGGGGTAATCTCACGCAAGGGAAAAGTAACTGATAAAAATACGGTGGGTGATAGTGCGGTCGAAGCTCGCGATCGCTCTATGAGCGTGGAAGTTAATTTTGCTAGCACCGAATATGAAGGAATTCGCTTTAACTTTCTCGATTGTCCGGGTTCAGTGGAATTTCTGCAAGAAACCTATCATGCGCTGATGGGTGTCGATATGGCGATTGTGGTCTGTGAACCAAATAGCGATCGCGTGAATACCCTCGCGCCCTTACTCAAGTTTTTAGATGATTGGCAAATTCCCCATGTCATTTTTGTGAACAAGATGGATCGCGCAGGTTCTGGAGAAGTTGCCCATGCTCAAGCTTTCCGCACGCTCATGCAATCTCTGAGAACAGTCTCCAATCGTCCTCTTGTCGCGCAGCAATACCCCATCAGCACAGGCCCAGACTTAACAGGCTTTATCGATCTCGTCACCGAGCAAGGCTATCAATATCGTCCTAATTCTGCACCACAGGCGATCGCGTTATCCGATGAGCTAGCCTCACAGGAAAAAGTGGAACGGGAGGAAATGCTGGAAGCGATCGCTAATTTTGATGATCATCTCCTAGAGGAACTGCTGGAAGAAATTAATCCACCTCAAGAGGAAGTTATCGAAGATCTCCAAAAGGAATTGAGCGCCGACCAAATTGTGCCTGTCTTTTTCGGAGTTGCCGATCAAGACTATGGTGTGCGCCCCTTGCTCAAGGCTCTACTAAATGAAGCCCCTCAACCTGAAGCCACCATTGCCCATCGTCCACAATTGGCAAATGCCAATCAGTCAGCCGATGCAACCGTTGCTCAAGTTCTCAAAACCTATTACACCCTCCAAGGCGGTAAACTCTCGCTAATACGGTTATGGCTTGGCAAACTCACCGATGGCACTGTGCTGAATGGTATGCGAATTGGCGGACTGTATCGGCTCACGGGTGGGCAGCAACAACCGATTTCTGAGGCAGAAGCAGGGGATATTGTCGCGATCGCCAGAATGGAAGGCGTTAAAACAGGCGACACCTTAACCAATGCCCAAACTAGTATTGAACCCTTAGCGATCGCGCCATCCTTAGAGCCAGTATTTGCTTGGGCGATCGCACCTGAAAAGCGTAACGATGAAGTCAAACTCAGTAGCGTTCTCAACAAACTCTGTGAAGAAGACCCTGCGCTACGCTGGGAACAACATAATGAAACCCATGAAGTCGTGTTGTGGGGACAGGGCGAAATCCATTTGCAAGTGGCACTGGATCGGATGCGCCGTAAGTACAATCTGCCGATGACTAAAAGTATTCCCCAAGTTCTCTACAAAGAAACGATTCGGAAAGCTACCAATTCTCACGGACGCTATAAGCATCAATCAGGTGGGCATGGACAGTTTGGCGATGTCTATTTGAACATTCAACCTCTGACTCGTGGTGAAGGCTTCAAGTTTACAGAAACCATCGTGGGCGGCGTTGTGCCAAAGCAATATATTCCGGGGGTAGAGACGGGTGTGCGCGAATATTTGACTAAAGGAGCCTTAGGATTTCCCGTAGTCGATATTGTCGTCACCCTCACCAATGGTTCCTATCATTCCGTTGATAGTTCTGAACAGGCTTTTAAACAGGCGGCAAGACTAGCGATGCAGGAAGGGATTCCTCAATGCGAACCAGTTTTGCTAGAACCGATCAATCTAGTGGAAATTTCGATTCCCAATGAATATACCTCCAGCATTTTGCGCTTGGTCAGTGGTAGACGTGGGCAGATTCTCGGCTACGAAGCAAAAGAAGGCTGGCAGCGCTGGGATAATGTCTCGGCATATATTCCTGAAGTAGAAATGCAGAGTTTAATCTTAGAACTGCGATCGCTAACGATGGGAGTAGGCTTTTTCAGCAAAACCTTTGATCGCTTGCAAGAAGTCCCTGAGAAGCTAACCAACCAAGTTATTTCATCAGTTCAAGAAACTTAA
- a CDS encoding type II toxin-antitoxin system Phd/YefM family antitoxin — translation MIELKNIHSLSDFKRNAKEFIERIKSTQSPMVLTVNGKAEVVVQDAHAFQAICDRAEQAEAELRALKLATLQQDINLGIAQLKNGDCTEYNSDTLPNLLENIKNRGQKRLANKNESI, via the coding sequence ATGATCGAGCTAAAAAATATACATTCCCTGAGCGACTTCAAGCGCAACGCCAAAGAATTTATCGAACGCATTAAATCAACACAATCGCCTATGGTGCTAACCGTTAACGGTAAAGCTGAAGTCGTTGTCCAAGATGCTCATGCCTTTCAAGCAATATGCGATCGGGCAGAGCAAGCCGAAGCCGAACTTCGCGCACTGAAACTCGCAACACTACAACAAGATATTAACCTCGGAATTGCACAACTCAAAAATGGTGACTGCACCGAATACAATTCAGACACATTACCCAATCTATTAGAAAACATTAAAAATCGTGGTCAAAAACGCTTAGCTAATAAAAATGAATCGATTTAA
- a CDS encoding XisH family protein, translating to MAKDLFHQAVKQALIKDGWIITSDPLTIRIDRVKLEIDLGAEKVFAAEKDGQKIAVEVKSFINPSNISDFHNALGQFLSYRLALQMTEPDRMIYLAVPIDVFDTFFQERFTQAAILQYDLKIIAYEPNTEEIIQWKN from the coding sequence ATGGCTAAAGACTTGTTCCATCAAGCCGTTAAACAAGCTCTTATCAAAGATGGATGGATAATTACCAGCGATCCATTAACTATTCGCATTGATCGTGTGAAATTAGAGATAGATCTTGGCGCAGAAAAAGTATTTGCAGCGGAAAAAGATGGACAAAAAATTGCCGTGGAAGTTAAGAGCTTTATCAATCCATCTAATATTAGTGATTTTCATAATGCTTTAGGTCAGTTTCTCAGTTATCGTCTTGCTTTACAAATGACAGAGCCAGATCGGATGATTTATTTGGCTGTTCCTATCGATGTTTTCGATACCTTTTTTCAAGAACGTTTTACTCAAGCTGCGATTTTACAGTATGACCTAAAAATCATAGCCTACGAGCCAAATACAGAGGAGATAATCCAATGGAAAAACTAG
- a CDS encoding helix-turn-helix transcriptional regulator, which produces MEKLVSPLAMLRKIRGDITQEELAGALKVSANTVSRWELGKVTPKLELWQVKKLCKTLNITIDELPDSFAPQPINSSLEQTPN; this is translated from the coding sequence ATGGAAAAATTAGTATCACCCTTAGCCATGCTTAGAAAAATTAGAGGAGATATAACTCAGGAAGAGTTGGCAGGTGCTTTGAAAGTGTCAGCTAATACTGTCTCTAGATGGGAACTAGGAAAAGTCACCCCAAAACTTGAACTATGGCAGGTTAAAAAGCTATGCAAAACTTTAAATATCACTATTGACGAATTACCTGATAGCTTTGCGCCACAACCAATTAATAGCAGTCTTGAACAAACCCCGAATTAA
- the hypA gene encoding hydrogenase maturation nickel metallochaperone HypA, which translates to MHEVSIIQSMLDIAFNQAESQGANQIHQLNLRVGAISGVVPEALQFAFDSCTEGTIASEAKLEIEWVKAICYCPQCHAEFTPHDWVYVCPRCERLTHEIRQGRELQLVSLEVS; encoded by the coding sequence ATGCACGAAGTTAGTATCATCCAATCAATGCTAGACATAGCATTCAACCAAGCCGAATCCCAAGGCGCAAACCAAATCCATCAGCTAAATTTACGGGTAGGTGCGATTTCAGGTGTTGTACCTGAAGCGCTGCAATTTGCCTTTGATTCCTGCACAGAAGGAACAATCGCCTCAGAGGCAAAATTAGAAATAGAATGGGTAAAGGCGATCTGTTACTGTCCACAATGCCATGCAGAATTTACGCCCCATGACTGGGTTTATGTTTGTCCACGCTGCGAACGACTGACCCATGAAATTCGCCAAGGTCGAGAATTGCAATTAGTCTCCTTAGAGGTTTCCTAA
- a CDS encoding IS110 family transposase, whose amino-acid sequence MNIIGLDVGRNNVTACLLTGYPDQPLKHFQNIKKDIIKCQADSIGVQKLLELKPDGVVMEPTGIWYSNFWKHLAEFHKIPIYWIGHGDLANQRGAYGFKNKTDPEDAYCLALTYFDDRFVDVHGKKRYLEFETGKVALIRDWFFECEQLDKLLNSLINQCRQRLTLEFPEIAQRRSNVSDKLGYSPIWGYIAGIYEYSNIKTLHSKSAARAIGIEISEYTKEHAKKICELQKQLDKKERDLALLMQSDEFAPYIKVFKKFGFGLRNQALLLCQCYPFERFLLDGKPWVDYEDGINKQGVPTSQKRHRSLRSFQLFLGLGYTEKQSGDKRIKALGGSEVTRASLYAWTLTSVLPARRETSWLGQKLNEVRGDGWTLKGLKESKISGKQKIIRILFKVVRMLFYELHRELT is encoded by the coding sequence ATGAATATCATCGGTTTAGACGTTGGCAGAAACAACGTCACGGCTTGTTTGTTGACTGGATACCCAGATCAACCGCTTAAGCATTTCCAAAATATCAAAAAGGACATTATCAAATGTCAAGCTGACTCTATTGGAGTACAGAAATTACTCGAACTAAAACCTGATGGCGTAGTCATGGAACCGACAGGGATTTGGTACAGCAATTTCTGGAAACACCTTGCTGAATTTCACAAAATCCCGATCTATTGGATTGGACATGGTGACTTAGCAAATCAACGGGGCGCGTATGGTTTCAAGAATAAAACCGACCCTGAAGACGCTTATTGCCTAGCACTCACATACTTTGACGATCGCTTTGTTGATGTCCACGGGAAAAAGCGATACCTAGAATTTGAGACAGGAAAAGTCGCTCTGATTCGTGACTGGTTCTTTGAATGTGAACAGCTTGATAAACTTCTGAACTCATTAATTAATCAATGCCGTCAACGCTTGACCCTAGAGTTTCCAGAAATTGCACAGCGTCGATCTAATGTATCTGACAAATTAGGATACTCACCAATTTGGGGATACATTGCAGGAATATACGAATACTCAAATATTAAGACTCTGCATAGCAAAAGCGCAGCTCGCGCCATTGGCATTGAGATTAGCGAATATACCAAAGAACACGCAAAGAAGATCTGCGAACTGCAAAAACAACTCGATAAAAAAGAGCGTGACCTTGCTCTACTCATGCAATCCGATGAGTTTGCACCATACATCAAAGTCTTTAAAAAGTTTGGCTTTGGACTGCGTAACCAAGCCTTGCTACTTTGCCAGTGCTACCCGTTTGAGCGCTTTCTTCTAGACGGTAAACCTTGGGTTGACTACGAAGATGGAATTAACAAACAGGGTGTACCAACATCCCAGAAACGTCACCGATCATTGCGAAGTTTTCAATTATTCCTTGGACTTGGTTATACCGAGAAACAGTCTGGTGATAAGCGAATCAAGGCTTTAGGCGGCTCGGAAGTTACTAGAGCTAGTCTCTACGCTTGGACACTTACCAGCGTGTTACCAGCCCGTCGCGAAACATCTTGGTTAGGGCAAAAGCTCAATGAGGTTCGTGGCGACGGTTGGACTCTGAAGGGTTTGAAAGAATCAAAGATTTCTGGAAAACAGAAAATCATCAGGATTCTTTTTAAGGTTGTCAGAATGTTATTTTATGAACTACACAGAGAATTAACCTAG
- a CDS encoding type II toxin-antitoxin system RelE/ParE family toxin, which translates to MNRFKISRQADRDLEDMWVCLAQNDSLAADLLLAKVLDKFPMLAQFPEMGRSRKEIAEELRSFPVKPYIIFYKRMETYIEIVRILHQSRDIENQF; encoded by the coding sequence ATGAATCGATTTAAGATATCCCGACAAGCAGATCGTGACCTTGAGGATATGTGGGTATGTCTTGCTCAAAATGATTCCCTAGCAGCCGATTTATTACTTGCAAAAGTCCTTGACAAGTTTCCTATGCTTGCACAGTTCCCAGAGATGGGCAGAAGTAGAAAAGAGATTGCTGAAGAACTTCGTAGTTTTCCAGTTAAGCCATACATTATCTTCTACAAAAGAATGGAAACTTACATTGAAATTGTTCGTATTCTGCATCAGTCTAGAGATATTGAAAATCAGTTCTAA
- a CDS encoding Uma2 family endonuclease, which produces MIATTERRYSLEEYRAIAETSTEKCEYRDGEIITMTGGTLNHSLIMGNIFFILKLLLRDTQFMVINSEMRIWLPNYRCGVYADAMIFDGRPRLNEDRQDEALNPILIVEVLSPSTEEYDRTNKFRMYRSIPSFCEYVLIRQNKVFVEHYSKQEQGWNYSDFDSLDQSISLDSVNLELAIAEIYRDIKF; this is translated from the coding sequence ATGATTGCTACCACTGAGCGCCGCTACAGTCTCGAAGAATATCGTGCGATCGCCGAAACATCAACCGAAAAATGTGAATACCGTGACGGAGAAATTATCACGATGACTGGCGGAACACTCAACCATAGCTTGATTATGGGAAATATTTTTTTCATTCTCAAACTTTTGCTCCGCGATACGCAATTTATGGTTATCAATAGTGAAATGCGGATCTGGCTTCCTAACTATCGTTGTGGAGTATATGCAGATGCGATGATTTTTGATGGGAGACCAAGGTTAAATGAAGATCGCCAAGATGAAGCCTTAAACCCAATTTTAATTGTAGAAGTTCTCTCTCCATCAACAGAGGAATACGATCGTACTAATAAATTTAGAATGTATCGCTCTATTCCTAGTTTTTGTGAATATGTGTTAATTCGACAGAATAAAGTTTTTGTTGAACACTATAGCAAGCAAGAACAAGGTTGGAATTATAGCGATTTTGATAGTTTAGACCAGTCTATTTCACTAGATTCTGTAAATCTGGAACTAGCGATCGCTGAAATCTATCGTGATATTAAGTTTTGA
- a CDS encoding hydrogenase maturation protease, which yields MATSNFGSILVIGYGNSLRSDDGAGCRVSDIVASWDLPYVRSLTVHQLTPELAEPIAQSELAIFIDAWVGGNGQSSKRKKSMPVLQVQKIAVSKQLNPAPLAELGHLSDPRSLLLLAQQVYGEVPVAYSLLLPAVNWEFGEQVSAVTRKSIEQAVDFLQNLCTKLVSSNQC from the coding sequence TTGGCTACTTCTAATTTTGGCTCAATTCTGGTGATTGGTTATGGCAATTCCCTCAGAAGTGATGACGGGGCAGGGTGTCGAGTGTCTGATATTGTCGCTAGCTGGGATTTGCCCTATGTGCGATCGCTAACCGTCCACCAACTTACCCCCGAACTCGCAGAACCGATCGCCCAGTCTGAATTAGCGATCTTTATTGATGCTTGGGTTGGCGGCAATGGGCAGTCGAGCAAGCGCAAAAAATCAATGCCTGTTCTCCAAGTCCAAAAGATTGCTGTATCCAAACAACTCAATCCTGCGCCCTTAGCTGAACTTGGACATCTCTCCGATCCGCGATCGCTACTTCTATTAGCACAACAGGTTTATGGCGAAGTTCCCGTAGCCTACTCACTATTACTACCTGCGGTGAATTGGGAATTTGGGGAACAAGTATCTGCCGTAACCCGCAAAAGTATTGAACAAGCTGTCGATTTCCTTCAAAACCTATGCACGAAGTTAGTATCATCCAATCAATGCTAG
- the hypB gene encoding hydrogenase nickel incorporation protein HypB, protein MCQDCGCSDIPEGMVKIYAHAHSHDHDHTHPHDHDHHHEHIALDSDRRTIAISQSILSQNDRLAERNRGYFMAKGISVLNVLSSPGAGKTALLERTMTELRDRLKSAIIVGDLATDNDAQRLRRSGAEVIQITTGSVCHLEAEMIAKALQQMHLDGVKLLAIENVGNLVCPAAYDLGENLRVVVFSVTEGEDKPLKYPVMFKTADIVLISKIDLAEVVEFNRELALHNIHQIAPQAKILEVSAKTGVGMQDWCQFIEQSLQKSLAV, encoded by the coding sequence ATGTGTCAAGATTGCGGCTGTAGTGATATTCCTGAAGGTATGGTCAAGATTTACGCCCACGCTCATTCGCACGATCACGATCATACCCACCCACACGATCATGACCATCATCACGAACATATCGCTTTAGATAGCGATCGCCGCACGATTGCCATTAGCCAATCAATTCTGTCCCAAAACGATCGCCTTGCCGAACGGAATCGTGGCTACTTCATGGCAAAGGGCATCAGTGTCTTGAATGTACTTTCTTCCCCAGGGGCAGGCAAAACGGCACTATTAGAACGCACGATGACAGAGTTACGCGATCGCCTCAAATCAGCCATTATCGTTGGCGATCTGGCGACGGATAATGATGCTCAACGATTAAGGCGATCAGGCGCAGAGGTAATTCAAATTACCACAGGTTCGGTTTGTCATCTAGAAGCAGAAATGATCGCCAAAGCCTTGCAGCAAATGCACCTTGATGGCGTGAAACTATTAGCGATCGAGAATGTTGGCAATCTTGTCTGTCCTGCGGCTTATGACCTCGGCGAGAATTTGCGTGTGGTAGTATTTTCTGTCACCGAAGGCGAAGATAAACCTCTCAAATATCCCGTGATGTTCAAGACTGCGGACATTGTTCTCATCAGCAAAATCGATCTTGCAGAAGTAGTAGAGTTTAATCGTGAGCTAGCTTTGCACAACATTCATCAAATTGCACCACAGGCTAAGATTTTAGAGGTTTCCGCGAAAACGGGAGTAGGTATGCAAGATTGGTGTCAATTTATTGAGCAATCATTACAAAAATCTCTTGCTGTATAA